The DNA sequence TTACGAGAAAGGTGGCCACGGCTCCCAGCTCGGGCAAAGAGACGTTTCGTTGTAATGGTGAGCGCTGCGCTGCGTAGCGAAGCATTTCCGTAAAACCAGGGATTCCCCGGGCTGCAAGAGTGTTGACGGGACCTGCGCTAATCGCGTTGACGCGGATTCCTTGAGGGCCTAGATCGAACGCAAGATATCGGACAGTCGCTTCTAGAGCTGCTTTGGCTACCCCCATGACATTGTAATGGGGAACGACCTTCTGGGATCCGTAGTAGGTTAAGGTAAGAAGCGAACCGCCCTTTCGGAGGAGGGGAGCAGCTCTTTGTGCCAAACCGATCAAGGAATAAACGCTTACATCGAGCGCCGTGTTAAAGGCAGCTCGGCCTGTATCCAAAAGCCGCCCCTCCAGTGCTTCCCTGGGTGCATAAGCAATACTGTGGAGAAGAAAATCCAAGTAGCCGACTTTGGAAGCTAATTCCGTAAAAAAGCGGTCAAGTTCTTGGTCGGATGCCACATCACAAGGAAAGGCCAGCGAATCAGGACCTAATTCCGGGAGAAGCTCGTCGATATTTTTTTTGAATCGCTCCCCTTGGTAGCCGATCAAAACGCGTGCCCCGGCGTTGTGCCACGCTTGCGCAATGCTCCAAGCAAGACTTCGATGGTTTGCCACACCCAGCGCAATTCCGACTTTCCCCGCTAAAACTGCTTGCACGCAACCCATGGAAGCACAATGACCCCTATCTGGCAAGTCCCGGTTCGGTTTCCCGCAGCCGGATAACCGTATGCCCAGACCGAATTGTAACACAGTTGTAACAGAATCAACATTGACACCTGGAACAGTTCTTCCTAGCGGTAGAAAAAAAGATGATAAGAATACTCTGTCTTACTGCAAGCTTTGGCGAAGGGCATAACTCGGCCGCTCGGAACATTCGGGATGCGCTTCTTTGGCTGGGTCCACCAGACATACGGGTGGAGATCTACGACCCGTTGCGAGAGATCCCTGGCTGGACTCGCTGGCTCGAGCAGGGATATCCGCTGGTGGCGAATGAATTTCCCTGGCTGTGGCGTCTTCTTTATAGGAGCTCGGCGCGGTGGCGGTGGTACCGGCCGCTTTTGGCTCGATCTTCCGCACTTCTGGCCTTTCTCGATGGGCTGCTTCACGAAAGTGAGCCGGATGCTGTTGTGTGTACCTACCCCTTGTTTAATTTCTATCTGCATCGGCTGTATCGTGAAGGGCGTGCCAAACCGTTTCACCACTGGACCATTGTAACGGACACCCTTCCTCTCCATCCCATCTGGTATGAGTGGCCCACCGACGCTTTTGCGGTACCCGATGAGGCAACCGGCGCTTTTCTTCTCCAAAAAACCGGCATGGATCCCACCAAGATTCACGTGACCGGTTTTCCCGTTCCCGTAAGTC is a window from the Candidatus Methylacidithermus pantelleriae genome containing:
- a CDS encoding enoyl-ACP reductase FabI; this encodes MGCVQAVLAGKVGIALGVANHRSLAWSIAQAWHNAGARVLIGYQGERFKKNIDELLPELGPDSLAFPCDVASDQELDRFFTELASKVGYLDFLLHSIAYAPREALEGRLLDTGRAAFNTALDVSVYSLIGLAQRAAPLLRKGGSLLTLTYYGSQKVVPHYNVMGVAKAALEATVRYLAFDLGPQGIRVNAISAGPVNTLAARGIPGFTEMLRYAAQRSPLQRNVSLPELGAVATFLVSEAASAITGQVVFADCGYSIMGG